A DNA window from Daucus carota subsp. sativus chromosome 3, DH1 v3.0, whole genome shotgun sequence contains the following coding sequences:
- the LOC108213499 gene encoding uncharacterized protein LOC108213499: MQTSIDLSSVISPVQRRRSRCPVIQSTSGVRSSHQYPETPYRLDASPDGFRTPLSIVTVDESIKIKQNHDLFSFRPHCTQLTWGHHLRSIHLLPHLLLHRLTSQLLRWIIIRVQTRQVNYLSTQHLTLMWPCAEQ; this comes from the exons ATGCAGACTTCAATTGATCTTTCCAGTGTAATTTCTCCAg TTCAACGTCGCAGAAGTAGGTGTCCTGTGATCCAATCTACATCAGGGGTCAGAAGCTCTCACCAATATCCTGAGACACCTTATCGACTTGATGCCTCTCCTGATG GCTTTCGGACTCCCTTAAGTATTGTTACGGTTGATGAATCAATCAAGATTAAGCAAAATCATGATCTATTCAGTTTTCGTCCTCACTGTACTCAGTTGACATGGGGACATCACCTGCGCAGCATCCATTTACTTCCTCATCTTCTACTTCACAGATTGACCAGTCAG CTTCTAAGATGGATCATaatccgggttcaaacgagacAGGTAAATTACCTAAGTACGCAGCATCTGACCTTGATGTGGCCATGTGCTGAGCAGTGA